A window from Citrus sinensis cultivar Valencia sweet orange chromosome 3, DVS_A1.0, whole genome shotgun sequence encodes these proteins:
- the LOC102617962 gene encoding uncharacterized protein LOC102617962 isoform X1 has protein sequence MILFKRDISKDLRLAASASANNYASTCTTVYRHQWQTNINFQVKKMETLEPYSQESERNSKPETENPSTSSVSLSAPPPALVLRLWRPAAQRNVRNQWSKMASYRQQWNLATSSGRSHATSLVNSYLSQRYLPSMELGVLNDMPDIREKASFKLVKQQEHHRSKLLSAYKDMVAAVNYMVNTSRSMRCFLKGPSSSPLVQFSSYSEDVNDTGDGGGMPVFLFSPIAAFEKLAEELVQMFELELNLKRLLVIELLSISCETPQVYEFCWSDELYPGEFDDLSMCNLYSKENHQLVTPRLKDCNSAMHALPVQHNHQPNQEILQVYLTTWLAEVNVDTHRVNEIFTTIGEEMHVSIS, from the exons ATGATATTATTCAAAAGAGATATATCAAAAGACCTCCGCCTCGCAGCCTCTGCGAGTGCAAATAACTACGCCAGCACATGCACCACCGTGTATCGTCATCAGTGGCAGACCAACATCAATTTTCAGGTGAAGAAAATGGAAACCCTAGAGCCGTACTCTCAAGAATCAGAAAGAAATTCGAAACCGGAAACAGAAAATCCTAGCACCAGTTCGGTTTCTCTATCAGCGCCCCCGCCGGCATTGGTGTTAAGGCTATGGAGACCAGCTGCTCAGCGAAACGTGAGGAATCAGTGGTCCAAAATGGCATCGTATCGTCAACAATGGAACCTTGCTACTTCCAGTGGCAGGTCCCACGCTACTTCACTAGTCAACTCTTACTTATCTCAAag GTACCTGCCTTCAATGGAATTGGGAGTCCTGAATGATATGCCCGATATTCGAGAGAAAGCTTCCTTCAAATTGGTCAAGCAGCAG GAGCATCATCGGAGTAAACTGTTATCAGCTTACAAGGATATG GTGGCTGCTGTAAATTACATGGTAAACACTAGCAGATCCATGCGATGTTTTCTCAAAGGACCTAGCAGTAGTCCCCTTGTCCAATTTTCTAGTTATTCTGAGGATGTAAATGACACTGGTGATGGTGGTGGAATGCCagtctttttgttttctccaattgctgcaTTTG AGAAATTAGCTGAGGAGCTTGTTCAGATGTTTGAATTAGAACTGAATTTGAAG CGGTTGCTTGTCATAGAGTTGTTGTCCATTAGTTGTGAAACTCCACAAGTGTATGAGTTTTGCTGGTCAGATGAGCTTTATCCAGGTGAATTTGATGATTTGAGTATGTGCAACTTGTAttctaaagaaaatcatcaacTAGTTACCCCAAGACTGAAGGATTGTAATTCTGCTATGCATGCTCTACCTGTGCAACACAATCATCAGCCCAACCAGGAGATCCTGCAG GTTTATCTAACAACTTGGCTTGCGGAGGTGAATGTGGATACTCATAG GGTCAATGAAATATTCACTACAATTGGAGAGGAAATGCATGTAAGCATTTCATGA
- the LOC102616785 gene encoding UDP-glycosyltransferase 83A1-like: MDREPHVLVIPFPAQGHAGPLMKLSTKIAEHGIKVTFVSTEHMHAKITASMPQKAEQSSLITMVSIPDGLESHEADRRDLHKVRQSMLTVMPGCLRNLIEKVNKSNDCEKISCVIADLTVGWALEVAEQMGIARAAVIPYAPASLALVLHAPKLVEAGLLDSNGNAMTDEPILLSEGTLPWKKKEYGWCFPSQPHMQKLFFGGCSAVAQNLKISNWILCNSFYELDPPACDLIPNILTIGPLLGRDHLEHSAVNFWPEDSTCLGWLDKQAVGSVIYVAFGSVAVLSQEQLEELALGLESLQQPFLWVVRSDFMNKSHAKLPDGFVERVSDRGKLVEWAPQEKVLGHPSVACFLSHCGWNSTIEGLSMGVPFLCWPYFADQYQNRNYIFDAWKIGLRFFPDENGIITRQEIQRQAKALLNDDGIKANALKMKQMARKSLVEGGSSFRNFESFVSQLKAIGC; encoded by the exons ATGGACAGGGAGCCTCACGTTCTAGTGATACCATTCCCAGCACAAGGTCATGCTGGACCACTGATGAAATTGTCGACAAAGATTGCTGAACATGGAATCAAGGTCACATTTGTTAGCACGGAGCATATGCACGCCAAAATCACGGCTTCAATGCCACAGAAAGCCGAACAGTCTAGCTTGATAACGATGGTTTCAATTCCTGATGGATTGGAGTCACATGAAGCTGACCGAAGAGATTTGCACAAGGTGAGACAGAGTATGTTAACAGTCATGCCAGGCTgcttgaggaacttgattGAGAAGGTTAACAAATCAAATGATTGCGAGAAAATCAGCTGTGTAATTGCTGATCTTACTGTTGGATGGGCATTAGAAGTTGCCGAGCAGATGGGAATTGCGAGAGCTGCAGTCATTCCTTATGCACCAGCAAGCTTGGCCCTGGTACTTCATGCTCCAAAACTCGTTGAGGCGGGACTTTTAGATTCTAATG GAAATGCAATGACCGATGAGCCGATCTTGCTGTCGGAGGGAACTCTTCCCtggaaaaaaaaggagtaCGGATGGTGCTTCCCAAGTCAACCACATATGCAGAAGCTGTTCTTTGGAGGATGTTCTGCTGTTGcccaaaatctcaaaatttccAACTGGATTCTCTGCAACTCCTTTTATGAACTCGACCCTCCGGCATGTGATCTAATTCCAAATATCTTAACCATTGGTCCGTTACTAGGACGTGATCATTTGGAGCATTCAGCCGTAAACTTCTGGCCTGAGGACTCAACTTGCTTAGGCTGGCTTGACAAGCAAGCAGTAGGCTCAGTTATTTATGTTGCATTTGGCAGCGTAGCGGTCTTAAGCCAGGAACAATTAGAAGAATTAGCATTAGGCCTTGAATCATTGCAACAACCATTTTTGTGGGTTGTTCGATCAGATTTCATGAATAAATCGCACGCTAAACTCCCTGATGGATTTGTTGAGAGGGTTTCAGATCGTGGAAAACTTGTCGAATGGGCGCCTCAAGAAAAGGTGTTAGGTCACCCTTCTGTTGCTTGTTTCTTAAGTCATTGCGGGTGGAATTCAACCATAGAAGGTCTAAGCATGGGAGTTCCTTTTCTGTGCTGGCCTTACTTTGCAGACCAATATCAGAACAGAAATTACATTTTTGATGCTTGGAAAATTGGTTTACGATTTTTTCCCGATGAAAATGGAATCATAACAAGGCAAGAAATTCAGAGACAGGCGAAAGCACTGCTGAATGATGATGGCATTAAAGCAAATGCATTGAAGATGAAGCAAATGGCAAGAAAGAGTCTAGTTGAAGGCGGATCttcatttagaaattttgaaagctTTGTTTCTCAGCTCAAAGCAATAGGATGTTGA
- the LOC102617962 gene encoding uncharacterized protein LOC102617962 isoform X3, protein MILFKRDISKDLRLAASASANNYASTCTTVYRHQWQTNINFQVKKMETLEPYSQESERNSKPETENPSTSSVSLSAPPPALVLRLWRPAAQRNVRNQWSKMASYRQQWNLATSSGRSHATSLVNSYLSQRYLPSMELGVLNDMPDIREKASFKLVKQQEHHRSKLLSAYKDMVAAVNYMVNTSRSMRCFLKGPSSSPLVQFSSYSEDVNDTGDGGGMPVFLFSPIAAFEKLAEELVQMFELELNLKRLLVIELLSISCETPQVYEFCWSDELYPAQPGDPAGSMKYSLQLERKCM, encoded by the exons ATGATATTATTCAAAAGAGATATATCAAAAGACCTCCGCCTCGCAGCCTCTGCGAGTGCAAATAACTACGCCAGCACATGCACCACCGTGTATCGTCATCAGTGGCAGACCAACATCAATTTTCAGGTGAAGAAAATGGAAACCCTAGAGCCGTACTCTCAAGAATCAGAAAGAAATTCGAAACCGGAAACAGAAAATCCTAGCACCAGTTCGGTTTCTCTATCAGCGCCCCCGCCGGCATTGGTGTTAAGGCTATGGAGACCAGCTGCTCAGCGAAACGTGAGGAATCAGTGGTCCAAAATGGCATCGTATCGTCAACAATGGAACCTTGCTACTTCCAGTGGCAGGTCCCACGCTACTTCACTAGTCAACTCTTACTTATCTCAAag GTACCTGCCTTCAATGGAATTGGGAGTCCTGAATGATATGCCCGATATTCGAGAGAAAGCTTCCTTCAAATTGGTCAAGCAGCAG GAGCATCATCGGAGTAAACTGTTATCAGCTTACAAGGATATG GTGGCTGCTGTAAATTACATGGTAAACACTAGCAGATCCATGCGATGTTTTCTCAAAGGACCTAGCAGTAGTCCCCTTGTCCAATTTTCTAGTTATTCTGAGGATGTAAATGACACTGGTGATGGTGGTGGAATGCCagtctttttgttttctccaattgctgcaTTTG AGAAATTAGCTGAGGAGCTTGTTCAGATGTTTGAATTAGAACTGAATTTGAAG CGGTTGCTTGTCATAGAGTTGTTGTCCATTAGTTGTGAAACTCCACAAGTGTATGAGTTTTGCTGGTCAGATGAGCTTTATCCAG CCCAACCAGGAGATCCTGCAG GGTCAATGAAATATTCACTACAATTGGAGAGGAAATGCATGTAA
- the LOC102617384 gene encoding UDP-glycosyltransferase 83A1-like, with amino-acid sequence MSRQPHVLVIPYPAQGHVAPLMKLATKIAERAIKVTVVNTQFIHKKIIASLQEKAEDSSSQIKLVTIPDGLELQAADREDPLKLGESVARAMRGCLRDLIEKINQSNDCEPIRCVIADVTVGSALEVAESMGIARAAVVPFGPGSLALSLQFPKLLEAGIIDPNGFAILNDGLISLSDEIPAWKRNEYTWSFPDEPSEQKILLGIICAVIQAVKISNWIINNSVYELDSPACDLIPNILPIGPLLASNHSGDLDGNFWSEDSSCLSWLDEQAIRSVVYVAFGSVAVLSQQQFAELALGLESLQKPFLWVIRQDFMNGSRAKFPDGFIERVSNRGKIVEWAPQEKVLGHSSVACFISHCGWNSTMEGLSMGVPFLCWPYFSDQYQNRNYICDAWKIGLQFFPDENGIITRQEIQRKVLTLLKNDDIRSNSLKLKEVARKSLLGGGSSFRNFESFISDIKMLISGCDSTLWMKKQE; translated from the exons ATGAGCAGGCAACCGCATGTTCTAGTGATACCATATCCAGCACAAGGCCATGTAGCGCCTCTTATGAAATTGGCAACAAAGATTGCTGAACGTGCAATCAAGGTCACAGTTGTTAACACACAgtttatacataaaaaaatcattgctTCCCTGCAAGAGAAAGCTGAGGATTCATCGAGCCAAATAAAGTTGGTTACAATTCCGGATGGATTGGAATTGCAAGCAGCTGACAGAGAAGATCCACTTAAGCTGGGAGAGAGTGTAGCAAGAGCTATGCGAGGCTGTTTGAGGGATTTGATTGAGAAAATTAATCAGTCAAATGATTGCGAGCCAATCAGATGCGTAATTGCTGATGTTACCGTTGGCTCGGCCCTGGAAGTTGCCGAGAGTATGGGGATTGCAAGAGCTGCAGTTGTTCCCTTTGGACCGGGAAGCTTGGCACTGTCACTTCAATTTCCAAAGCTTCTTGAAGCTGGAATTATAGATCCTAATG GATTTGCAATTTTGAATGATGGGTTGATCTCATTGTCTGATGAAATTCCTGCTTGGAAAAGGAACGAGTACACATGGAGCTTTCCAGATGAACCAAGTGAACAGAAGattttgttgggaattatttGTGCTGTTATCCAAGCTGTTAAAATTTCCAACTGGATTATTAACAACTCTGTTTATGAACTTGACTCGCCTGCTTGTGATTTAATTCCCAACATCTTGCCGATTGGTCCCTTGCTTGCAAGTAATCATTCAGGTGATTTGGATGGAAATTTTTGGTCTGAAGATTCAAGTTGCTTAAGCTGGCTTGATGAACAAGCAATAAGGTCAGTCGTTTATGTTGCATTTGGCAGCGTAGCCGTCTTGAGTCAGCAACAATTTGCAGAATTAGCACTTGGTCTCGAATCATTACAAAAACCATTTCTTTGGGTTATCAGACAAGATTTCATGAACGGATCGCGTGCAAAATTCCCAGATGGATTCATTGAGAGGGTTTCAAATCGTGGGAAAATTGTTgaatgggcgccccaagaaaaAGTTTTAGGTCACTCTTCTGTTGCTTGTTTCATAAGTCATTGCGGATGGAATTCAACCATGGAAGGTCTAAGCATGGGCGTTCCTTTTCTATGTTGGCCTTACTTTTCGGATCAATATCAAAACAGAAACTACATTTGTGATGCTTGGAAAATTGGTTTACAATTTTTCCCAGATGAAAACGGGATTATAACAAGGCAAGAAATTCAAAGGAAGGTGTTAACACTACTGAAGAATGATGATATTAGATCAAATTCATTGAAGCTGAAGGAAGTAGCTAGAAAGAGTCTCCTTGGAGGTGGATCCTCATTCCGAAATTTTGAAAGCTTTATTTCAGAcataaaaatgttaatttccGGCTGTGATTCTACATTGTGGATGAAAAAGCAAGAATAA
- the LOC127900540 gene encoding UDP-glycosyltransferase 83A1-like, which produces MMMGGRQAHVLAIANPAQGHVGPLMKLSLLIADQGIKDGREERIQLSESMQRVMPSHLENLIMKINSSEDDRMATCFIAHATIAWAIDTAKKMGVKMAMFWPSAVAAFAFSLIDAKITDHNGVPLKSGMIKISPKLPAMSTDEFIWSVPGDPIRRKILFGYISCAKKTLKICNWLLCSSFYELEPLACDSIPNVLPIGPLLWINRPGKAAASLWPEDSTCLKWLDKQPSQSVIYVAFGSIAIFSRCQFEEVALGLELAGRPFLWVVRPSLLDGSVIKYPDGFLERVPNQGMIIEWAPQEQVLAHRAVACFLSHCGWNSTIEGLSSAVPFLCWPYFADQFLIRSYICDFWKVGLALKQEANGNISRHDIKRNLDQLLSDSGIRENGLQIKEMAGKSLIERESSRKNFEIFIYQLKCII; this is translated from the exons ATGATGATGGGTGGGAGGCAAGCTCATGTTCTTGCAATTGCAAACCCTGCACAAGGCCATGTAGGGCCACTGATGAAGCTCTCACTGTTGATTGCTGATCAGGGAATCAAG GATGGCCGAGAAGAGAGGATACAACTCAGTGAATCTATGCAAAGGGTCATGCCGAGTCACTTGGAGAATCTGATTATGAAGATCAATTCATCAGAGGATGATCGAATGGCCACTTGCTTCATTGCTCATGCAACTATTGCTTGGGCAATTGACACTGCTAAGAAGATGGGCGTCAAGATGGCTATGTTTTGGCCTAGTGCTGTAGCAGCCTTTGCCTTCAGTCTTATTGATGCCAAAATTACTGATCACAATG GAGTTCCTCTGAAGTCTGGGATGATCAAAATATCTCCAAAATTGCCAGCAATGAGCACAGACGAGTTTATATGGAGTGTTCCAGGTGATCCAATAAGGCGAAAGATCTTATTCGGATACATCAGCTGTGCCAAAAAGACACTAAAAATATGCAATTGGCTTCTCTGCAGTTCATTCTATGAACTTGAACCTTTAGCTTGTGATTCAATCCCGAACGTCCTACCCATTGGTCCTTTGCTTTGGATCAATCGTCCCGGAAAAGCAGCTGCAAGCTTGTGGCCTGAGGACTCAACTTGCTTAAAATGGCTTGATAAACAGCCTTCTCAATCAGTCATATATGTTGCCTTTGGCAGCATTGCAATTTTCAGTCGGTGTCAGTTTGAAGAAGTGGCTCTAGGGCTTGAACTTGCCGGCCGGCCGTTCTTGTGGGTTGTGAGGCCAAGCCTATTGGATGGATCTGTGATCAAATACCCAGATGGATTTTTGGAAAGGGTGCCCAATCAGGGGATGATAATCGAATGGGCGCCGCAAGAACAAGTGCTGGCTCATCGTGCGGTTGCTTGCTTCTTAAGTCACTGTGGTTGGAACTCAACCATTGAGGGTTTAAGTAGTGCAGTTCCATTTCTGTGTTGGCCCTACTTTGCTGATCAATTTCTTATCAGAAGTTACATTTGCGATTTTTGGAAGGTAGGATTAGCGTTGAAGCAAGAAGCAAATGGAAACATCTCAAGGCATGACATCAAGAGAAATTTGGATCAATTGTTAAGTGATAGTGGGATAAGAGAAAATGGAttgcaaataaaagaaatggcCGGAAAGAGTTTGATTGAAAGGGAATCTTCAAGAAAGAACTTTGAGATCTTCATCtatcaattaaaatgcataATCTGA
- the LOC102617681 gene encoding protein Asterix, with protein MSSHNNSNDPRQPSAAKPYVSTAVAPEDLPVDYSGFIAVIFGLAGVMFRYKLCSWLAIICCAQSLANMRNMETDLKQISMAMMFALMGLVTNYLGPARPGTKS; from the exons ATGTCTTCACACAACAATTCGAACGATCCACGTCAGCCATCGGCGGCTAAGCCATACGTGTCAACGGCGGTGGCTCCCGAGGATCTACCCGTCGACTACTCCGGTTTCATCGCCGTCATTTTCGGTCTCGCCGGCGTCATGTTCAGG TACAAGCTATGCTCGTGGCTCGCAATCATATGCTGCGCCCAGTCACTGGCGAACATGAGGAACATGGAGACTGATCTTAAGCAGATTTCAATGGCTATGAT GTTTGCTCTAATGGGCTTGGTAACAAACTACTTGGGACCTGCTCGACCAGGCACAAAGAGTTGA
- the LOC102616200 gene encoding UDP-glycosyltransferase 83A1, which translates to MEFRYFASESESLNKTNVHVLLVSFPAQGHVASLMKLAHRLADCRVKVTFVTTEFICERIKESQQLGSFSEMGDAQQLVRIVPLPDGLEPEDDRKDEAKMTRSISKVMPGYLEELIQKINQQEDDEKITCVIADVTFGWALQVAAKLGLKKASVYTSAPGILAMIMNIPKFIEAGIISSDGIVIKNEKIELSPYLPAASPAEFLWNCPGNPSLQTLMFQYINVIRQNIEASDRILCTWFHELAPSANKILPSIIPLGPLIANGQPTGNFWSEDLTCLSWLDKQPPGSVIYAAFGSISKLSQQQFNELALGLELAGQPFLCVVRPGFINGSSTNNPDGLVAKVADFGKMVKWAPQEKVLAHPSVGCYLTHCGWNSTMEGISMGVPFLCWPWGYDHLYIKSCICDDWNIGLWLEPDDNGIIGRHEIKRKVDELLSNDVVRKNALKLKELAQKSVTKEGSSSKNLEFFIKQITE; encoded by the exons ATGGAATTCAGATACTTTGCTTCTGAGTCTGAAAGCTTGAACAAGACCAATGTTCATGTGCTGCTTGTTTCGTTCCCAGCTCAAGGACATGTAGCATCATTGATGAAACTTGCACACCGTCTGGCTGATTGCAGAGTCAAGGTCACTTTTGTGACTACAGAGTTCATATGTGAAAGAATTAAGGAGTCCCAGCAACTGGGAAGCTTTTCAGAGATGGGAGATGCGCAACAACTAGTTAGAATAGTCCCACTACCAGATGGATTGGAACCAGAAGATGATCGAAAAGATGAGGCCAAGATGACTCGGAGTATTTCTAAAGTCATGCCTGGTTATCTTGAGGAGCTGATTCAGAAAATTAATCAACAGGAAGATGATGAGAAAATCACCTGTGTCATTGCTGATGTAACTTTCGGGTGGGCTCTGCAGGTTGCAGCGAAGTTGGGGCTAAAAAAAGCGTCAGTTTATACATCAGCACCTGGAATCTTAGCCATGATAATGAACATTCCGAAGTTTATTGAGGCTGGCATTATCAGCTCTGATG GTATCGTGATAAAGAATGAGAAGATTGAGCTGTCACCATATTTACCTGCTGCTAGCCCTGCTGAATTCCTCTGGAACTGTCCCGGAAACCCATCCCTGCAGACATTGATGtttcaatatattaatgtTATTCGGCAAAATATTGAAGCATCCGACCGGATTTTGTGCACCTGGTTTCATGAGCTTGCTCCTTCAGCCAACAAGATACTTCCAAGTATTATTCCACTTGGTCCCTTGATCGCAAACGGGCAACCTACTGGAAACTTTTGGTCAGAGGACTTAACTTGCTTAAGCTGGCTTGATAAACAGCCTCCGGGATCTGTCATTTATGCTGCATTTGGGAGCATCTCGAAGCTCAGCCAGCAGCAGTTCAATGAACTGGCACTAGGCCTTGAGCTTGCAGGCCAACCATTTTTATGTGTAGTTAGGCCAGGTTTTATTAATGGCAGTTCTACCAATAACCCAGATGGGCTCGTGGCAAAAGTAGCTGATTTTGGAAAAATGGTGAAATGGGCACCTCAGGAAAAGGTGCTGGCTCATCCCTCTGTTGGCTGTTACTTGACACATTGCGGTTGGAATTCGACAATGGAGGGCATAAGCATGGGGGTACCATTTCTGTGTTGGCCTTGGGGTTATGATCATCTTTATATTAAGAGCTGCATTTGTGACGATTGGAACATAGGCTTGTGGTTGGAACCGGATGATAATGGGATCATCGGTAGGCATGAAATCAAGAGGAAGGTGGATGAATTGCTTTCCAATGATGTTGTAAGAAAAAATGCATTGAAGCTGAAGGAATTGGCTCAAAAGAGCGTCACGAAAGAAGGATcttcttcaaaaaatttgGAATTCTTCATCAAACAGATCACTGAatga
- the LOC102617962 gene encoding uncharacterized protein LOC102617962 isoform X2, whose amino-acid sequence MILFKRDISKDLRLAASASANNYASTCTTVYRHQWQTNINFQVKKMETLEPYSQESERNSKPETENPSTSSVSLSAPPPALVLRLWRPAAQRNVRNQWSKMASYRQQWNLATSSGRSHATSLVNSYLSQRYLPSMELGVLNDMPDIREKASFKLVKQQEHHRSKLLSAYKDMVAAVNYMVNTSRSMRCFLKGPSSSPLVQFSSYSEDVNDTGDGGGMPVFLFSPIAAFEKLAEELVQMFELELNLKRLLVIELLSISCETPQVYEFCWSDELYPGEFDDLSMCNLYSKENHQLVTPRLKDCNSAMHALPVQHNHQPNQEILQGQ is encoded by the exons ATGATATTATTCAAAAGAGATATATCAAAAGACCTCCGCCTCGCAGCCTCTGCGAGTGCAAATAACTACGCCAGCACATGCACCACCGTGTATCGTCATCAGTGGCAGACCAACATCAATTTTCAGGTGAAGAAAATGGAAACCCTAGAGCCGTACTCTCAAGAATCAGAAAGAAATTCGAAACCGGAAACAGAAAATCCTAGCACCAGTTCGGTTTCTCTATCAGCGCCCCCGCCGGCATTGGTGTTAAGGCTATGGAGACCAGCTGCTCAGCGAAACGTGAGGAATCAGTGGTCCAAAATGGCATCGTATCGTCAACAATGGAACCTTGCTACTTCCAGTGGCAGGTCCCACGCTACTTCACTAGTCAACTCTTACTTATCTCAAag GTACCTGCCTTCAATGGAATTGGGAGTCCTGAATGATATGCCCGATATTCGAGAGAAAGCTTCCTTCAAATTGGTCAAGCAGCAG GAGCATCATCGGAGTAAACTGTTATCAGCTTACAAGGATATG GTGGCTGCTGTAAATTACATGGTAAACACTAGCAGATCCATGCGATGTTTTCTCAAAGGACCTAGCAGTAGTCCCCTTGTCCAATTTTCTAGTTATTCTGAGGATGTAAATGACACTGGTGATGGTGGTGGAATGCCagtctttttgttttctccaattgctgcaTTTG AGAAATTAGCTGAGGAGCTTGTTCAGATGTTTGAATTAGAACTGAATTTGAAG CGGTTGCTTGTCATAGAGTTGTTGTCCATTAGTTGTGAAACTCCACAAGTGTATGAGTTTTGCTGGTCAGATGAGCTTTATCCAGGTGAATTTGATGATTTGAGTATGTGCAACTTGTAttctaaagaaaatcatcaacTAGTTACCCCAAGACTGAAGGATTGTAATTCTGCTATGCATGCTCTACCTGTGCAACACAATCATCAGCCCAACCAGGAGATCCTGCAG GGTCAATGA